In Rosa rugosa chromosome 4, drRosRugo1.1, whole genome shotgun sequence, the genomic stretch CTTGTCCTTTGACTGATTGGTGAGGTACTTAACATAGAGTTGTAATTTTTCATTTGTATCTGAGATGATGTAACAGTTTAAAGGCTTGAGTCATTTCTTGCAAGTTGTTAAATCTATAGTCACTAGTTTTGTTATGTACTTTGCATCAGATGGGATTTAGTGGCGTGAAAGAGAGGGACGAGTCTATATGACCAAAAGTCTCAATCAATTCGCTTCCACGTTCTGCCAATTAAGTCCAAAGGCCTTATGAGGTTGGTTGCCCTGTTTGAATCTCTATGTATACACTGCAGTAGTTCAGGTGTTCTTTCTAGTATTATTTCTAGAGAATTTCATGtaagaatataaaaaaaaaaaaaaaaattaaagtcaCCTAATAAGATAAATGTTTTCAAAGATTTCTTTGTCTTTCAGTCAGGGAGTCAGGGCAAAACAAAAGAGTGTCCCAAGTTATGAAATCTCCAAATTCAAGATGAATGGTTATAACAAGATGGATGGTCATGGAAGAATCATTATTTGTTGATCTTAAAAATTGTCAACCATTGTTTTCAATTGGATGATTTGATTATAACAATAGCTGGTTGTATTTCTTCAATTAACAAGTAAGTCCAATGAGTGTAACTATTACTCTTTTAAGATTTCTGCTGTTATTGTGAAGTCTAATTTAAACATGTTTTACTGATTTGGAACACGGATAAAAACTTTTGCATCTGTTATAATGTTGTCCATTAATAGCTGTTCCCAGAGCTCAGAATTCTTGTAAATCTCCAGAATAGGATTATATACGACTTAGTCTGAAAAATACTTCTTGCCAGAAAATATTGCAAAGTCATGCTCATGCTCACCCCTCAAAGTTGCAGTGGCTGGTTTCCTCAAAACATGATGACTCTCCCATACTCCTCATGCTTTGCAATATGTCGCATTTCGTATACAATATATCTCCTATACACATATACCTTATGTATCTGGTGTATACAAAATATCAAACCAAGTTTATGAGCAGGCCAGGCTGATGCAGAAAGGAATTGAATTGGTGCTGGCAAGCTGATTAGTGCTATGGTAAGTGCTATGCCGATTTCTAATTCTTTGAATTACAAAACATAGATttaaggggaaattactggtcccccctttaacttttagtgcgtcgacagttcagtccatgttattccaattttaacagataactccccaaacattcaaatttcacacaatttgatccaaaattaccattttacccctcacttattttttttatatatctaatatatacacacacacacacacatatatatacatatatctacatatacatacatacatacatacatatatatatatacacacacgcacacatacattatatatacacacacacatatgtataaaattatacatatatttatatatctacatatacatatatgtataaaattatacatatatttatatatctacatatacatatacatatacatatacatatacatatacatatacatatacatatatagatatacacacattagatatataaaagttgtgaattttttttataatattatacatatatttatatatctacatatacatatatgtataaaattatacatatatttatatatctacatatacatatacatatacatatacatatacatatacatatatacacacattagatatataaaagttgtgaattttttttataatatgaaacataaacatagtatatagacttaccaaatacataaacacattagatatatatatatacatacatatatatatatatatatatatatatagatgtagatatatatgtatatgtatatagatatgtacatatacacatatatatatacacatatacatatctatatacatatacatatatatctacatctatatatatatatatatatatatatatatatatatatatacatatctatatacatatctatatatatagatatgtatatgtacatatctatatacatatacatatatatctacatctatatatatatatatatctgcatatgtatatgtacacacacacatatatacatataaatatatataaaaagagagagagaagaataaaaatacacacacacacatatacatacatacatacatacatacatatatactcacacacacacacacatataaatatatatatatatatatatatatatatatatatatataaagagagagaagaataaaaaatatatatacatacacacacacacacacacacacatatatatatacatatgtataaaagagagagagagaagaataaaaaaaacaaaaaaaaataagtgaggggtaaaatggtaattttggatcaaattgtgtgaaatttgaatgtttggggagttatctgttaaaattggaataacagggactgaactgtcgacgcaccaaaagttaaaggggggaccagtaattttccctagATTTAATTGCATCTTGGATCTTGATTGACAGATTTTGAGCTGCATTTTGGAATCTATTCGACTGACCAATGTAGGCGCTATTAGATTTACCTGGGTGTTCAAACCCACCTCAAGTTTTCAGTTGCTGGATATATCCCAAGACATGGTGAACCTCAGGTATAATCAAACTTTAGTTATATCACTTGTCTGCATCTTTCCGAACAAAAATTTCGAACCTGAGTTATGTAGTATAGACTTCATTTTCTTGTAGAATAAAATCTTACTAACATTTATGTACAGGCTAAACTGAAGCATAACTGACTCAGAATAGTTGTCCAGTTGGCAGCTGATTAATGAGGTTCTACAAATGGAGCACAGGTAACAGAGAAACTGAGGTTTGGGCTAATATTATGAAATAATGTTAACGTTGCACCTTCTTACTGCAATCCTATGACTACATATGCTATGCAGGAGGATTGTCAAGCAGTGATACACCATTTCGGAAATTGTCTTGCATCGTTGCATCCATTTGACTATTGATGTGCTTTTCACAATTCTGCCAGAAGTATAGGTAAGGAGAGTTTAAAACTGATAAATGCTCCTTTTATAATGCACAGTTGTACTATTAAGATATGAAGGTTTCCATGTGTGAACAATTTAATGAACTCTCATATTTGCAACTTGATGAACCTAATTTGGGAGAAAACTCGTGTCTATTGTATCTTTGAATTTGTAGTGCAACCTAATTTGAAAGATGCTGATTGCTTAACAATGAATTTCATCTTGATCAACACATGCATTTTATGTAGGACTTGTCTGAAGAAGTGATGCACTAGCAAAGGAGAACTGTCTAGTATTCTTTCATCCATTTGATCAGTGGATGAGGATTACCTAAACTAGGTAATATCGCATTTGAACATTTGAATTTCCACCTGCAAGCTAGTTTTCGTATTCAAATTAATGTCACTAGATTAATTCAGTATATGATTTCCATCGATTTTCTTATCCTATAGGGGCTGAAACTTTTTGCAGCTTGGAAGAGGGGAAGAGTGGATGTGACCCAAACCGAGCTGATTCAAATTCAACCAAAGGACAAATGATCTAGGGGATGTTCAATGAGGGTTGCAGCTCAAAATATCTTGGACATGGTGAAATCCTGATTGAAGTGGAATCCTGTTGAATCTAGTGGAACTAAATTCAGGAGAAGATTCACAACTGAGAGGAACAGCATGTCACGGGCTTAGTCAAGCTAAAGTCCCAAAGGCTGCAAggttttaatttcttctttcaCAAGGACAGGGGACTTATTCTAGTAGTACTAGGATTGTGAAGAACCTATAGATTATTTAGGAAGAGATGCTTCCCTAAGAGATTTTACTTTGAGAGGAATGCTTGTGAGGTTTTTCTTGGGTGTAACTGGGGCTCTCTATTGAGAGGGGTTGAGAGGAGTGAGATTACCTAGAGTGGTTTATGATTGTAACCTTCTTTATTAGTTGATTCATCATCATTATGGTCGCCCGAGGATGTAGGCAATTTGGCCGAACCTCGTTAAATTATTGTGTTATTGTCATGTGTTGTTTTTGCTTGCATCCAACTTTTTTGAAAAGGTTGCTTGCATCCAACTTGACCAATTTGAATAAGTTGAACTGAGGGCACCTAAGGACCAATCTAAAGAATGTGCCCAATATATGCCTGTTTCTTAAGGATATTGGAATTTTTCAGTTCGCAAAGAAAATGAAACCTAATGAGGTAAGAAATCAAAGATTTAATCCCACTATACGTGTTCTCATTTCTGGTAATATAATGTGACCTGACAAGCTAACTTGGTAAGGTCTACTATATTAACAGACTTTAACATTGCTAATCTTGCCCTTTGCTGTATATCCTCGTTTAATGGGTTTGGGTATACTTTTTCTCCAAAGGCTGTGCAAGTTTGTTGAAAAGAAATGTTTCCTTTAAAAGGGGTGTGTACACAGCTATTTTGGGATATGCAGTCAGCAATGAGAAAGGAGATTGCGAGTCATACTGTAGATGAGATATGGCTTCTCCTGGATGTCttggatttttttctttttgtttcctaTCATACATGGACAGTGCGGGGGAGAGAATGTAGGAGAAGGCGAGACACTTCATTCTCCAAAGCAAAATATGAACCATAAATGCCAATAGAGAGAGGTGGGCTGACATTGCAAACTATACACTCCCCCACCGCCGGTGGTTGTTGGGGTGGTTTAGTTAAGAAGACCCAATTTGTCTCTAATACTGATGACTGAAAATTGATCTGAAGACAAGTCACGGGCATCAAGTGAAACTTATCATCCAAAAATTAAAATCGGCCAGTAGATCAGTCACTTGGTTTCCTTCTCAAAAGATATGTGAAAGACGACAGAAATTTGATATTGACTCTTCCAGTTGGCAAAGTGCTGTGTTGTTTTACCTTTATCTTTAAgtaggtttttagtttttacttctcaaaaaaaaaaaaataaaaaaaaaataaaaaaaaaaaaaaaactattcttCTCCGCCAGTAGCTACCAAGGCACCAAATGAGGATATGTAACAAATGAAATCGACATCGAAGAAGAGAGGAGTTTAATTTGTGTCATAAGTTTCCAACTTTGAAATCAAGCAAGTTCGATTATCATAATCACCACCATCATCTCTACGTCTATAAAACCAATATTATCTAGTAAGGGAAGACGAAAAAACGTCAACGACGTACGCTCTAAAATCTTtataaactccatcataatcGTCATTCTTTTTTCCAAACACCATCTGTGTCTAGTTTTCACCAACTCGATCATGATGGGAAGCTGCAAATTAACCTCTCATAAATTCTTGGATTGGAATCGATCAAATTACTCTTACGAATTGGAAATCCTAGAAACTACCATCAACTGATCGAGTAGTATACAACTAAAACATAGATTAACATTATTTTGTCTATGTTTTGAATGAATctgttgaatatatatatattgtagcgAGTTAATTGGCTAGTTACTACATTATCATTTATATGTGAAAAGTACTAAACTAGGAGTCCCAAATGGACTGATGCTGCAAACCATCATCATGATCATCATAGAAACCCATAGACGATGGCATGTCCTCCCCAAAAAACAAAGCCTCATCACGATGAGACATGTACATGTACTGCATCCACATCTTAGGCGAGTCTAATGGCGACTCATTAATCGCCTGAATTTGAGTCGGCGACAGTCCCACCGTCACCGGCGCCGCGCCACCACTCGAGCCACCAGCCACCTCCGTCGAAACCGACCCCATTGGCAGTCTCCTAAACCTCATTGCCGCCTCTTGAGCCGCCAACTGCACGTCCGAGGGACTCGAACTGGCTGGCCTCGGAAGACTATCAACCATTTCAGGAAAGTTAAGCAGGATCCCTGGTCCTCTGAGGTGCAATGCCGCCGCATCGTAGGCGGCAGCGGCCATTTCGGGGGCCTCGTAGCTTCCTAGCCATATCCGGGTTTTCTTTCCCGGTTCCCGGATTTCGGACacccacttaccccattttCGCTTGCGTACACCTCTGTACTTGACTGCAGGCTCGTGTACTCCCTCCATATCTGCCCGGAGGGTTTGATTAATTTCTTGGGTCATGTACGAGGTTTGATTCtgaggaagaagagaggagaTTCAGTGTGTGGAAACGAAGGGGTTTCAGTAAGAATTTGTTTAGTGTCTGAGTGGGGTTATATATGATTGTTTTTGTATGCATCGGTGATTATTATAGAATTATTATGAGAGGAGGTGGAGTGAGCTTCCATGTAGTTACGTTAAGTGGGAAGATGCTGGCAATTTCAACATGTGCATGATCAATCATTCTTGAATTTTGAAAGAAGCAATCACATCACGCCACGTGGTTATGTTACGTACACTGTGCTTCCATAGGAGAAGCTGGGGATAATGATAATCATTTAGCTATCGCAACATCAGAAACCAGTCCAATATGAATACAGGATCATACACCCTCCATTTGCAATCCTTATGGTCATTTCTAGCTGTTGAATACATATTACATAATACTGAATTAGTCATCTACCATTAATTAATTTAGAAATTCATATATAATGCTTTTAACTATACGTACAAATTATATTACACTTAACAGAATAACTCttttttaattactttatcGGTCAAAATatacacttttctttttctttctctttatgTGTAATTTTGATCGcaattattatatatttttaaatttttatttaataattatttttgtaaacaaaatcaaattgaTGATTATTTAATCATTAATTTGCATATACAAGAAGATATGTTTTATCAAATAAAATTGAAATGGGACTAGAATAGTACTCAAAAGAATAAGGGAATTCATGATTTGGATTCAAGATGGGAAGACTTACACCTATCTAAAAATGTAAAGGTACACACACGTGTATGCTGTATGCATGACTAATATCTTATTATTACGAATCAAATATGAAATAATTATTATATAGGTCTACAATGTGAACGAAGCTAATTAATTTTGGTCTCATGAGGTCAACCGGTCAAACCGACTTCACTATTTTCAGTCAAAATAGTTTCCAAAAGTGAAACAGCTGTATCGCTAGCTTGTTTAGGAAAAAGCAGCTTCCGTTTTGTCACCGTTACCTCACCAAacaaacattgaaattgaaatgcaTGAAGTCGACTTCTCGAGAATTTGACTCCATCCCCTGCAATTATTGCACCACCGTCCTTCGCCGTACTACGTCCTCCAAAATCGTACAGTTTGCGTGTTGCTGATAATGAAGGTACTCTCCGAATCACTGACAgagtttttgtttatcttttgtGTCGACATGTACTACTACACAAGTACTGAGAGATCTAAAGAAGCACGTCGACAGTCGCTGTCTCATTGAATTAGCTCATTATCTGGGACACACTATTGCAAACAATAACTAATCTAACGGCTCTTACGTCTAAAGTTTCAAGACTTCAAAATATTGAACTTTCACTAGAGACACAATCACATAATGTATCGATACATTATATATGGATACATTAAGTAGACTAGTTTAAAGTATAGGTAGACTATCTCAATTCAGATATAAACTAAACTAATTTGAGATCAAATCAAGCTGGTTTACTAATTAATACACAGATCAATCTACCTCTATTACTTGATGAATCTTTACATTAATATACTGTAGAACTTTCCATCACATTGTTACAAAAtaatgaagaacattttctaaTGAGACCGTTCCTTTAAATATTATAATTACCGAGCACCGGGATTTCATATTTAGATGTCAATGGTCATATCTCGCCAAACTGACAGATTTTAATTGATTGTTACTTCATTTTGCAAGCAAAACCTAAAGTCATCACGTCTAATTAGACAATAATTTGAGTATAAT encodes the following:
- the LOC133707517 gene encoding ethylene-responsive transcription factor ERF022-like — translated: MTQEINQTLRADMEGVHEPAVKYRGVRKRKWGKWVSEIREPGKKTRIWLGSYEAPEMAAAAYDAAALHLRGPGILLNFPEMVDSLPRPASSSPSDVQLAAQEAAMRFRRLPMGSVSTEVAGGSSGGAAPVTVGLSPTQIQAINESPLDSPKMWMQYMYMSHRDEALFFGEDMPSSMGFYDDHDDGLQHQSIWDS